The sequence TAAATCGCCAAAGACCAAAGCCTCATATCTGCACGCCTCAACGCAGGCTGGATCTTTTTTATCCTTTAAATTTGTATCTATGCAGAAGTTACAGCTTTGGGCTGAGTGATTGACCTTGTCGATATATCTCACGTCGTAAGGACAGGCTACGATGCAGTATTTACAGGCGATGCAGTCATCTATGTTTGTAGTTTGGATGCCAGTTTTTATGTCCTTGTGACAGGCTTTTGTTGGGCAAACAGCCACGCAAGGCGCGTCCTCGCACTGCTGACAAGATACTCTTACATATCTTTTATCGAGCAAATTCTTTGGATCAGTCTTATCCTCTACAAAAAGTCTCATCTGCCCTTTTGGGACTAAATTTACCTTTCTACATGCCACTTCGCAGTCCGTGCAGCCGACGCATTTGTTTTGGTCAAATATCATGCCAAAATGTGGTTTTTTCGCACTCTCTTCACTCTTAAAAGCAAAACCACTACTTGCCACGCTAGCACCAGCAGCCACAACTGCCATGCGTTTAAAAAAGGCTCTTCTGCTATTTTGATTTTGCATTTTTAACTCCATTTATGCCTTAATGAGGCTTTTTAATGCCCTCATTTTGCTCTTTTTCATGAATTTTTCTTGCCGCCTCAGCTAGTTCGCCAGGCTTTAAGACCTTAATAAGCTCTATCTCAAAAACGATAGTCTCGCCACCAGGTATCCCCTCCATGCCGCTATCGCCGTATGCAAGCTCAGGCGGGATTACAAATTTAAACTTCTCGCCCTCTTTCATAAGCATAAGTCCCTCTTCAAGCCCAGGGATCAAATTTAGCATCGAAAGATGAGCTGGAGCCTCTTTTGTCTCGTCAAAGACCTTGCCATCGACAAAGCTTGCTTTATAATTTACTATGATGATGCTCTCAGGCTTTGGAGTAGCCCCTTTTGAGCCACCTTTTATGATCTCATATTGTAAATTTGATTTTGTTGTTTTTACATTTTTGTTTTTTGCATTTTTTTCCATATAGGCTTTGCCTTGGGCTAAATTCTCTTTTAGCTTGGCAGCCTCTTTTTCTTTTACTATCTTATCTAAGCTTTCAGCTCTTTTGTTTAGTAGCTTTGCTATCTCATCATCACTTAGTTTTAGCTCGCTCTTTAGCGCATCGCTAAAGCCTTTTATCACTGCATCAGCGTCATAGCCAACACCTAGTTGCTTTTGATCTAGCAGTCCTTTTAAAACATATCCACCGCTTGTTGCGCCTATGGCGTAAGAGTCGTTTGTATCGACATTTGCTAAGAGGCTAGCCACACTTAGGCTAAGAAGTAGCGAACATTTTAAAAACCCATTTTTCATTTCAAACCCTTAAGATTAAAGGGGCTAAAACTAGCCCCTAAATGCTATAAATTTTTGTTTAGAATTCTCTGAGCTTCTTTTATATACTCTTTAGATGCATCTAGTCTTTGTTTAGTAAATTTAAATCCGTGCATACCCCACGAACCATCTTTTTCGACCATATCGATGATCTCTTGAGCGTTTTGGACAAGCTCATAAACTCTTGCTTTATCACTTGGATCTAGCTTTTTAGTCTCTAGTAGTGAGTAAATTCCCTCGATGCCTATTTTGACCTCTGAGAATTCATTTTTAACTGGAGTTTGCCATCCCATAACCTCATCATAAACTTGTTTTTGGTTTTTGAAGTGAAGTGTTGGTTTTAGCTCAGATAGCACTGGGCTATGGCAGCCTTTATTATCTTTCATATCTTTATCAGCCCAAGATGTTCTAGCGCATGCCCACATCAAATCAACATAGTTGTGGCCATTTTTATCTCTCTCAAAGTGCCAATCTTTAGCATCTCTTGGACCTTTAGCTGCGTCGCCTGGGACTAGAGATTTCTCTTTTGGATCGACCATGATCTTCCAGATGTGAGAGCGTCTTTGAGTATCAAAGCCAGCGTTGTCTTGGAACTGAACAGCGTAGAAATTCTCGCAGCTCATCATAAATGGCATGTGGCAAGATGCACAAGTGTTGTTTTTGTGTGTATCTGCTTTTGATGCGATATATGCTTGAGTCTCGTGACAATCTTTACAATCTTTTTTGATCTTTGGTTTAGTGTAGAACGCACTTAGATAGCCTTGATCTGGGTTGTAGTTCATGCCAGTTACGCTCTTATCGCCTACAACGTTACCTGTGTTGTCGTGTGGATCGTGGCAAGTGACGCATCTCATACCTTTATCATAGTGAGCGGTAAAGTATGATTGAGAACCTTCTGAGCCACATCCTGGTCCCATTGATTTAAATTTAGAGCTTAGTGAGAGATCAAGCTTGCCGTTATTAAGTGGGTTAGCACGCATTAGATCTGGGCTAAAGTTAAATCTTTGGTGACAGCGTTCGCAGTTTGATGTTCTAAAATTTGTAGCTCCATCAAGGTGACCGCCAGCTCCGTGGCACTCCTCACAGCTTACGCCTTTTGAGATAGTGTGTTTTTGAAGCTCTTTGGCATTACCAAGTGCTGCGTAAAATTCTGCTTTTGACTTAAAGTCGAATTTAACTGGGTGGCAAACCTCACAATATGATGAGTTTGCTTGGAAAAACATCGACTTTTTATGTTTTGCGGCGTATGAGGCAAGACCTCTGACATATCCGCCATTATCGCCATACTCTTCAAGAGTGCCAGGAAATTCTGGGACAAGCTCTTTTATCTTTTTAACAGTTGCGTCGTCTAAATTTAACGCCCATGTTCTTTGCCATTGGTTACCGCCAGCTACGATCTGACCTGTGCCATCTCTTAGCAAACCGCCCTCAACGTAGTAAGTACCACGAAGTAGCCATGCATCGACGTAGCCCATCTTAGTTCTTAAGTGACCAACGGTTGCGTAGATGACATCTGGAGTGATACCTTTTGGAAGGATAGAAGCGGTATCTTTGTCAAATACTGGCTCAGTTAGGTTGTTATTAACCTCTGGGTGCTCGCCAGGGAAGCGCATAGTAGTTGCGTGGCGAGATCTGCTCCAGACCTCATACTGAGCCGGGTGACACTCACCGCACTTTTCTGGACCTACAAATTTATTAGGAAATTGAAGTGATGAGGTGGCTGGAATTCTATACATCATAGAGCTATAGCCCTTACCACCATCTCTTTTGCTAAGCTTTGACATATCAAAGCCATGTCCCTCGGCAAGCCACTCTAAGCCACGGTCGTGAACGACCATTTTGCCGACGGTTTTGCCACCATACTTTGTAAAAATAGGGTGGTTTTTAAATAGCCAGTTATACATCTCTTGCTCTTCTACGACGTAGTCTTGCAAGGAGACAACACCTCTACTTTGCAGTGTGCCTTTAGGATTTGCGATAACATCACGTGCTTTATCGGACATCTGCATATTATGCTCTTCGCAACAGGCTTGTGAAGCAAAGATACTAACACCCATGAGTAAGCCTGCTAAGGCTTTGTGTAAGTTTCTCACGTCTCCTCCTTT is a genomic window of Campylobacter concisus containing:
- a CDS encoding 4Fe-4S dicluster domain-containing protein encodes the protein MQNQNSRRAFFKRMAVVAAGASVASSGFAFKSEESAKKPHFGMIFDQNKCVGCTDCEVACRKVNLVPKGQMRLFVEDKTDPKNLLDKRYVRVSCQQCEDAPCVAVCPTKACHKDIKTGIQTTNIDDCIACKYCIVACPYDVRYIDKVNHSAQSCNFCIDTNLKDKKDPACVEACRYEALVFGDLNDESSHISQLLAVKDSIRLRAELGTKPSLRYIPKVKAGV
- a CDS encoding FKBP-type peptidyl-prolyl cis-trans isomerase, which produces MKNGFLKCSLLLSLSVASLLANVDTNDSYAIGATSGGYVLKGLLDQKQLGVGYDADAVIKGFSDALKSELKLSDDEIAKLLNKRAESLDKIVKEKEAAKLKENLAQGKAYMEKNAKNKNVKTTKSNLQYEIIKGGSKGATPKPESIIIVNYKASFVDGKVFDETKEAPAHLSMLNLIPGLEEGLMLMKEGEKFKFVIPPELAYGDSGMEGIPGGETIVFEIELIKVLKPGELAEAARKIHEKEQNEGIKKPH
- a CDS encoding cytochrome c: MRNLHKALAGLLMGVSIFASQACCEEHNMQMSDKARDVIANPKGTLQSRGVVSLQDYVVEEQEMYNWLFKNHPIFTKYGGKTVGKMVVHDRGLEWLAEGHGFDMSKLSKRDGGKGYSSMMYRIPATSSLQFPNKFVGPEKCGECHPAQYEVWSRSRHATTMRFPGEHPEVNNNLTEPVFDKDTASILPKGITPDVIYATVGHLRTKMGYVDAWLLRGTYYVEGGLLRDGTGQIVAGGNQWQRTWALNLDDATVKKIKELVPEFPGTLEEYGDNGGYVRGLASYAAKHKKSMFFQANSSYCEVCHPVKFDFKSKAEFYAALGNAKELQKHTISKGVSCEECHGAGGHLDGATNFRTSNCERCHQRFNFSPDLMRANPLNNGKLDLSLSSKFKSMGPGCGSEGSQSYFTAHYDKGMRCVTCHDPHDNTGNVVGDKSVTGMNYNPDQGYLSAFYTKPKIKKDCKDCHETQAYIASKADTHKNNTCASCHMPFMMSCENFYAVQFQDNAGFDTQRRSHIWKIMVDPKEKSLVPGDAAKGPRDAKDWHFERDKNGHNYVDLMWACARTSWADKDMKDNKGCHSPVLSELKPTLHFKNQKQVYDEVMGWQTPVKNEFSEVKIGIEGIYSLLETKKLDPSDKARVYELVQNAQEIIDMVEKDGSWGMHGFKFTKQRLDASKEYIKEAQRILNKNL